Proteins encoded by one window of Nitrospira sp. CR1.1:
- a CDS encoding glycosyltransferase has product MMPIFANPPRSLSHHADRPLVSVILPTHNRAGLLRGAIASVLAQEGAGTLFDLETILIDDASSDSTPEVARQYPGLKYLRLDHKQNVSVARNVGITASTGQYLAFLDDDDMWLPHRLRVQVPILETQPEIGVIYGQGIAVTETGQAAIWPAVCPSGRVFETFLTLAEDIHNVDTWLVRRTAFEAAGLFDECLPTLEHNDMALRLAFHVSWKFVPGPVSYGRLLTGGMWVTNIRNGVAIGALRRVIDRALNLLPRAQYDRLQHEARAAGSAMLAEQLWHFGGVSAVRDHVKDVVREAPELLDTASIRVHLYRVARELATLSSTPIDAIRAFGEELTNESDETQTSSRIRRPHRQLMGDLFAEAAAALWESNSPRLAAYVGGHCLSQDLPHLHRRVAGAVRYASRRFLQRMQAT; this is encoded by the coding sequence ATGATGCCCATCTTCGCGAACCCTCCACGGTCTCTCTCCCATCACGCGGACCGACCGCTGGTGAGTGTGATTCTTCCGACACATAACCGGGCAGGCTTGCTTCGTGGTGCGATTGCATCGGTGCTGGCGCAAGAAGGGGCGGGAACGCTGTTCGACCTGGAAACGATTCTGATCGATGACGCTTCATCGGATTCCACTCCAGAGGTGGCGCGACAATACCCTGGCCTGAAATACCTTCGGCTTGACCACAAACAGAATGTGTCGGTTGCACGAAATGTGGGCATTACCGCCAGTACCGGGCAGTATCTCGCGTTTCTCGACGACGATGACATGTGGTTGCCCCATCGGTTGCGGGTCCAGGTGCCGATTCTCGAAACACAGCCGGAGATCGGGGTGATCTATGGTCAGGGGATCGCGGTCACCGAGACCGGTCAGGCAGCGATCTGGCCCGCCGTATGTCCGTCCGGTCGCGTATTTGAAACATTTCTCACCCTGGCCGAAGACATCCATAACGTGGATACGTGGTTGGTGCGGCGGACAGCCTTCGAGGCGGCAGGGCTATTCGATGAGTGCCTGCCGACGCTCGAGCATAACGACATGGCGCTCCGTTTGGCGTTTCACGTCTCCTGGAAGTTCGTTCCCGGTCCCGTGTCTTATGGACGCCTCCTCACCGGCGGCATGTGGGTGACGAACATACGGAATGGGGTGGCCATTGGCGCGTTGCGTCGCGTGATCGATCGTGCGCTGAATCTGCTTCCGAGGGCGCAGTATGACCGGCTTCAACATGAGGCTCGTGCCGCGGGTTCTGCTATGCTCGCCGAGCAACTCTGGCATTTCGGCGGCGTGTCAGCGGTGAGAGACCATGTGAAGGACGTCGTACGTGAGGCTCCTGAACTGTTAGACACTGCCTCAATTCGAGTCCATCTCTATCGTGTGGCCAGGGAATTGGCAACTCTGTCCTCCACTCCCATTGACGCGATCCGTGCCTTCGGCGAGGAACTGACAAACGAGTCAGACGAAACGCAGACTTCATCACGTATTCGGCGTCCCCACAGGCAGCTGATGGGCGACCTCTTCGCTGAAGCGGCTGCGGCGCTATGGGAATCGAACTCTCCACGACTGGCGGCCTATGTGGGCGGGCATTGTCTGTCGCAGGATCTTCCACATCTCCATCGTCGTGTGGCAGGGGCGGTGAGGTATGCGAGCAGGCGATTCCTTCAGCGGATGCAGGCCACATAG
- a CDS encoding DUF1501 domain-containing protein, which yields MATNGLNRRALLKAGLILPLLLWRLASVARAGAGESRDAPGVASARDRILLLVELHGGNDGLNTLVPYEDAAYYRARPQLAIRRDQVRQLTPKVGLHPALAPLMPLWGGEELAWVQGVGYPRPNRSHFRSIEIWDTASDSEQVLDQGWLSGLFERSPLPARFMAEGIVLGKGDAGPLSGGKGRTIALHDPIQFLRQAGSVKPVSLPARNRSLAHILEVRRDISQAANDLQGRIQQVPLVEQEFPVHRFGKQVELAARLITAKVPVAVIKITHGSFDTHAGQSAIHHRLLEELAQGLVAFRAAMEQQGLWRDVLVMTYSEFGRRVAENASHGTDHGTAAPHLLMGGRVKGGLYGTPPSLTELQDSDLTHTVDFRSLYATVVEQWWGMSPLLFGGQQQPPIECLR from the coding sequence ATGGCGACGAATGGACTGAACCGCCGCGCCCTCCTGAAAGCCGGACTGATACTCCCGCTGTTGCTCTGGCGGCTTGCCTCGGTGGCACGAGCAGGGGCGGGTGAATCGAGGGATGCTCCCGGTGTGGCTTCTGCTCGCGACCGGATCTTGCTGCTGGTAGAGCTGCATGGTGGAAACGACGGGCTGAACACCCTCGTTCCTTATGAGGATGCGGCCTACTATCGCGCGCGTCCGCAACTGGCCATTCGTCGTGACCAGGTCCGCCAGCTCACACCCAAGGTTGGTTTGCACCCCGCCTTGGCTCCGCTGATGCCGTTGTGGGGTGGAGAGGAGTTGGCCTGGGTGCAGGGTGTGGGGTATCCCCGGCCGAACCGATCGCATTTCCGTTCGATCGAGATTTGGGACACAGCCTCGGATAGTGAACAGGTCTTGGATCAAGGATGGCTGTCAGGGCTGTTCGAACGCTCGCCATTGCCCGCGCGGTTTATGGCGGAAGGAATTGTGCTGGGCAAGGGGGATGCCGGTCCGTTAAGTGGCGGAAAGGGTCGAACTATTGCGCTTCACGATCCCATTCAGTTTCTGCGCCAGGCCGGATCGGTCAAACCGGTCTCGCTCCCGGCGAGGAATCGCTCCCTCGCGCACATTCTGGAGGTGCGCCGGGACATCTCGCAAGCCGCCAATGACCTGCAGGGTCGTATTCAACAGGTTCCGCTCGTCGAACAGGAGTTTCCTGTCCATCGGTTCGGAAAACAGGTGGAACTGGCGGCCAGGTTAATCACCGCGAAAGTTCCGGTTGCGGTGATCAAGATCACCCATGGGAGTTTTGATACCCATGCCGGCCAGTCGGCAATTCACCATCGGCTACTGGAGGAACTAGCTCAGGGGCTGGTGGCCTTTCGTGCGGCGATGGAGCAACAGGGCCTTTGGCGGGATGTGCTGGTCATGACCTATTCGGAGTTTGGGCGTCGAGTTGCTGAAAATGCCAGCCATGGAACCGATCACGGCACCGCTGCACCGCATCTCCTCATGGGAGGCAGGGTGAAAGGGGGCCTCTACGGGACGCCTCCCTCCCTCACGGAGTTACAGGACAGCGACCTAACGCATACTGTGGATTTTCGGAGCCTGTATGCGACGGTGGTCGAGCAGTGGTGGGGGATGTCACCACTGCTATTCGGTGGCCAGCAACAGCCTCCGATCGAGTGCCTTCGCTGA
- the yacG gene encoding DNA gyrase inhibitor YacG yields MQAVSPSSLSQSRCPECHQPTAWQDNPWRPFCSERCQLIDLGAWAGEQYRVPGPGLTVSGSESSAPDNE; encoded by the coding sequence GTGCAGGCCGTGTCTCCTTCTTCCCTCTCCCAAAGCCGCTGTCCTGAATGCCACCAACCGACCGCCTGGCAAGACAACCCCTGGCGTCCGTTTTGCTCAGAGCGCTGTCAACTAATTGATTTGGGAGCCTGGGCGGGAGAACAGTACCGTGTGCCAGGACCGGGCCTGACGGTGAGCGGGTCGGAATCTTCTGCACCGGACAATGAGTGA
- a CDS encoding alpha-D-glucose phosphate-specific phosphoglucomutase yields MAHHPRAGQPAQPEQLVDLTRLEQAYYQDTPDPADLQQRVSFGTSGHRGSSLKRTFNEAHILAITQAICEYRTKAGATGPLFIGKDTHALSAPAQRTALEVLAANGIHVRMDTHDGYTPTPVMSHAIIDTNRDRTSGLADGIIITPSHNPPEDGGFKYNPPHGGPADTDVTKAIENRANELLAANLQGVKRMPYEQALRAANTARYDFAGTYIADLANVVDLDRIKAAKLRLGVDPLGGAAVAYWRPLAERYGLNLQIVNESVDATFRFMTLDWDGKIRMDCSSPYAMASLITLKNRFDLAFGNDTDTDRHGIVTPSAGLMNPNHYLAAAIAYLFTHRPGWKSSAGIGKTIVSSSIIDRLVRSLKRRLVEVPVGFKWFVPGLSDGSLGFGGEESAGAAFLRRDGATWVTDKDGIIMNLLAAEMLAVTGKDPAQLYGELTAQLGEPVYERIDAPATRAQKAALQKLSPQQVRSKELAGEPITAMLTEAPGNKASIGGLKVTTANGWFAARPSGTEDVYKLYAESFKGQAHLLRIQEDAQALIKQVFSSAGA; encoded by the coding sequence ATGGCTCACCATCCGCGCGCCGGTCAACCGGCCCAACCAGAACAGCTCGTTGATCTCACCCGACTCGAACAAGCCTATTACCAGGACACGCCAGACCCGGCTGATCTTCAACAGCGCGTGAGTTTCGGCACCAGCGGTCATCGCGGCTCATCCCTGAAGCGGACGTTCAACGAGGCGCACATTCTGGCTATCACCCAGGCAATCTGTGAGTACCGTACCAAGGCCGGCGCCACCGGCCCCCTCTTCATCGGCAAGGATACCCACGCCCTCTCCGCCCCTGCCCAGCGCACCGCGCTGGAGGTGTTGGCCGCGAACGGCATTCACGTCCGCATGGATACACATGATGGCTACACCCCTACCCCGGTGATGTCCCATGCGATCATCGACACGAATCGCGATCGAACCTCCGGCTTGGCTGACGGCATCATTATTACACCGTCGCACAATCCGCCGGAAGACGGCGGCTTCAAGTACAATCCGCCCCACGGAGGCCCCGCCGATACCGATGTGACAAAAGCCATCGAAAATCGCGCCAATGAACTCCTGGCGGCCAACCTTCAGGGCGTGAAACGCATGCCCTACGAACAGGCGCTTCGAGCAGCCAACACGGCGCGATACGATTTCGCCGGAACCTACATCGCAGACCTCGCCAATGTCGTCGATCTCGATCGCATCAAGGCCGCCAAGCTCCGCCTTGGCGTGGATCCGCTGGGCGGCGCTGCCGTGGCCTATTGGCGTCCGCTGGCTGAGCGGTACGGATTGAATCTGCAGATCGTCAACGAATCGGTCGATGCCACCTTTCGCTTCATGACGCTGGATTGGGACGGAAAGATCCGTATGGACTGCTCCTCTCCCTACGCGATGGCGTCGCTCATCACCCTGAAAAACCGATTCGATCTGGCCTTTGGCAACGATACGGATACGGATCGCCACGGCATCGTGACACCCAGCGCCGGGTTGATGAACCCCAACCACTATCTCGCCGCGGCGATCGCCTATCTGTTCACCCATCGCCCCGGTTGGAAAAGCAGCGCGGGAATCGGCAAGACCATCGTCAGCAGCAGCATCATTGACCGCCTCGTCCGCTCGTTGAAACGCCGGTTGGTTGAAGTGCCGGTGGGATTCAAATGGTTCGTTCCCGGCCTCAGCGACGGCTCGTTGGGATTCGGCGGGGAAGAAAGTGCGGGCGCGGCGTTTCTTCGCCGTGACGGCGCCACCTGGGTGACCGATAAAGACGGCATCATCATGAACTTACTCGCAGCGGAGATGCTGGCGGTGACAGGGAAGGACCCGGCGCAATTGTACGGTGAATTAACGGCGCAACTCGGCGAGCCGGTGTACGAGCGAATCGATGCGCCTGCAACGAGGGCCCAAAAAGCCGCACTGCAAAAACTTTCCCCGCAACAAGTGCGGAGCAAGGAACTCGCCGGAGAACCCATTACCGCCATGCTGACAGAAGCGCCGGGAAACAAGGCCTCGATCGGCGGGCTCAAAGTGACCACCGCCAACGGCTGGTTTGCCGCCCGCCCGAGCGGAACGGAGGATGTGTATAAACTCTACGCGGAAAGTTTCAAGGGACAGGCTCATCTCCTTCGGATTCAGGAGGATGCGCAGGCATTGATCAAGCAGGTGTTCTCCAGCGCGGGCGCCTGA